Within the Streptomyces sp. YIM 121038 genome, the region GGTCGGGTGCGGGTCGATCGCCACCTTCCCCTTCGAGCCGTCGTCGCCGTCCACCGCGACGACCGCGAGCGGCCCGCCGATGATCAGCGCGGCCGCCGCCGCGGCCAGGAACAGACCGCGCCTGCGCCGCCGCGCGCGCCGCTCCGCGACCTCGTCCACGAGGCGTTCGGCCAGGCGCGGGCCCGGCCGGGCGGCGAGCTGCTCGCCGACGGCGGGCCGTGCGCGCGGGCGGGGCACGGCCGCGTCCGGGCCTTCGGGCGCGCCGAGCGGCCCGTGGGCCCCGTGCGTCCCGTCCGCGCCGGGCGCGCCGGGCGTCCCGGGGAGGTCCGCCGACCCGTGCGCTCCGGGGAGGTCCGCCAGGGCGGCCAGCATCGGCTCCATGCCGGCGAACTCCTCCAGCTGCCGGGCGCAGATCTCGCAGCCCGCCAGGTGCGCCTCGAACTCGGTGGCCTCCGCGTCGTCCAGGATGCCGAGGGCGTAGGCGCCGACGGTCTCGTGCACCGCCTCGGGACCCTGCGGGCCGTGGCCCCCTCGGTCAGGGCCGTGTGCGTCGTACGGCGTACTCATGCCGTCACCCCCCGCTCCTCCAGAGCCAGCTTCATCGAGCGCAGCGCGTAGAAGACCCGCGAGCGCACCGTCCCACTGGGTATGCCCAGCGTCTCGGCCGCCTCATTGACCGTACGCCCTTTGAAGTAGGTCTCGACAAGTACCTCCCGGTGCGCGGGAGTCAGGTCCTCCAGCGCGTCCGACAGCGTCATCAGCCACAGCGCCTTATCGATCTCGTCCTCCGCGGGGATGACCTCCAGCGGCGACGGGTCGACCTCCTGCGGCCGGGCCTGCCGGCTGCGGTGGCCGTCGATGACGATGCGGCGTGCGACCGTCACCAGCCAGGGGCGTACCGAACCGGTCGCACGGTTGAGCTGACCGGCGTTCTTCCAGGCACGGATGAGCGTCTCCTGCACGACATCCTCGGCGCGCTGCCGGTCTCCCGCCACCAGCCGGAGCACATAGGCGAGAAGCGGACCGGCGTGCTCGCGGTACAGCGCGCGCATCAACTCCTCGTCCGGCTCCGGCGCGGGCGCCGCACGATGTCGGTGCGGGCGTTCATCGGCCACGGCGGAATCCTTGCGCACGTCTGCCTCCGCTGTCCGCTGTTCGTCCCGGCTGCCCGGCTCGGCTTCGCTGGCTGGTCACCATGGACGTACGGACGGGACGGAGGGTGCGTTCAGACGGTGGCGGGGATTTCTCCCGCGGCCTTCGCCCGCGCGGCCCTCTCGGCCGCGCCGCGCCGCTCACGCGCGCGAGAGGCCCGCCGCCCGCCTGCGGTGCCGGGCCACCCGCTCCCGGTTGCCGCACACCTCGCTGGAGCACCAGCGGCGGCGGTGCCCCCGTGACGTGTCGAGGTAGACCAGCGGGCAGCTGTCGCCCTCGCACCGGCGCAGCAGCGAGCGCGCCACCGGGTCGGTGAGCAGTTCGACGGCGTCCCGGGCGACGGCCGCGAGCAGCGCGGCGCGCCCCGGGGTGCCGTGCAGGGCGCGGACGAGGCTGCCGTCGGCGTGCCGCACGGCGCACGGCGCGGGCGGGGCCACGGCGGTCAGCGCGTTCACCCGGGCGAGGGCGGTGTCGGCGGGCCGTCCCGCCAGCTCGCCGCCGACCAACCGGCCGATGTGGCCGCGCAGTTCGCGGAACCCGGCGAGCCAGGCCCGGTCGGCGTCCGGCAGCGGCGTGCCCGGCGGGAGCAGGCCCGCCCCGGCCAGCCAGGCGCACAGCCGGTCCACGTCGTCGAGCCGCTCCACGGGGTGGTTCGTCGCGAGGAGGTCGAGGCAGATCCGTCCGGAGTCGAACCGCAGCTCGCCGTACGCGACCTTGTGCGGGGGTTTGTGCGGGGGTTTGTACGGAGCCTGGTACGTCGCCTTGTCCGGAGGCTGGTACGGAGCCTTGTCCGGGGGCTTGTGCGGGGCCTCCTGGGGGGCCGCACTCAACGCCATGCGGGTGTCACCGCCTCGCGGTCGCCGGTGAGTTCGGGGGCCGTTCCGGTACGCGCCGACGTGCGCGCGCGTGCCGTCCGTACGCCCGTACTCCTACAGTGCCCGTCCCGGGGCGGCTCTGGAACCCCTGCCACCGCGAGCGGACACCCTCGTGGCAAGACGGGCGCACCGGCGGCGCGAGACGCGCGCTTATGCCGGTGCGCTCGTCGGCCATGGCCCCGACGGCGGCGCACGGCTTGACTCGACGGCATGACGAACAACGGCACACCCCGTACCGACCGGCCCACCAGCGGCGTCGCCCTGGGCGCGGCAGCCCTCACCACGGGCCTGATGGCCGGATCCTTCTACGTCTTCGCGTGCGCGGTGATGCCCGGCCTCGCGCGCAGCTCGGACCGCGCGTACATCGAAGTCATGCAGCACATCAACGACGTCATCCAGAACCCGGTGTTCTTCTTCGGCTTCTTCGGGGCGCTGCTGAGCACCGGGCTCGCCGCGTGGCGGCTGCGGCGCACGCCGCTGCGGTGGTGGGTGTTCGGCGCCCTGGCCGCGTACGCGCTCGCCTTCGTGCTCACCGCCGTGGTGAACGTGCCCCTGAACGACGACCTCGCGGCGGCGGGCGACCCGGCGCGGATCGCCGACCCGGCCGCCGTGCGCGCGGACTTCGAGGACCCGTGGGTGGCGTGGAACATCGTCCGGGCGGCCCTGTGCACGCTCGCGTTCGGCCTGCTCGGCCGGGCGCTCGTGCTGCGCGGCAGGCTCCTGGGCGCGCGGGGCCGGGTCCCTCAGGGCCCGTACTTGGACCCGGCGGCCGGGTCGAGCGCGAGCCGGTAGCCCCGCTTGACGACGGTCTGGATGAGCTGGGGCACGCCGAGCGCCGTGCGCAGCCGGGCCATCGCGGTCTCGACGGCGTGCTCGTCGCGGCCCGCGCCGGGCAGCGCCCGCAGCAGTTCGGCGCGTGCGACCACCCACCCGGGCCGCCGCGCGAGCGAGCGCAGCAGCGCCATCCCCGCGGGCGGCACGGCCCGCAGCTCGCCGTCCACGAGGACCGCGTGCCCGCGGATCTCCACGCGGTGCCCGGCGACCGGCACCGCCCTGGCCCGCGCGGGCAGTTCCTGGCACAGCAGCTGGACGAGCGGGCCGATCCTGAACCGTTCCGGCTGCACGGTGTCCACGCCCAGGCCCTGGAGCGGCAGCGCGGTCACCGGGCCCACGCAGGCCGCGAGCACGTCGTGCGCCAGGGCGGCGCGCAGCTCCCCCGCCATCCCCCGGTCCTCGGCCCGCGCGAGCAGCGAGGCGGCGGCGGGCGCGCTGGTGAACGTGAGCGCGTCGACGCCGTGCGCCACGGCCGCGTCGAGCAGCCGGTCCACGGGCGCGAGGTCGGTCGGCGGCAGCCACCGGTACACCGGTACGAGGACGACGTCCGCTCCCCCGGCCCGCAGCGCCTCCACGAACCCGGGCAGCGGCTCGCCGTGCAGCTGGAGCGCGACGCGCCGCCCCGCGACGCCCTCGGCGAGCAGCCGGTCGAGGACCTCCGCCATCGACTCCGACGACGGCGACCAGTGCTCGACGAGCCCCGCCGCCCGCACGGCGCCCTTCACCTTCGGCCCGCGCGCGAGGAGTTCGACCCCGCGCAGCCGCGCGAGGAGCGCCTCGCCGTGGCCCCAGCCGTCGGCGGCCTCCACCCACCCGCGGAAGCCGATGGCGGTGGTGG harbors:
- a CDS encoding zf-HC2 domain-containing protein; the protein is MSTPYDAHGPDRGGHGPQGPEAVHETVGAYALGILDDAEATEFEAHLAGCEICARQLEEFAGMEPMLAALADLPGAHGSADLPGTPGAPGADGTHGAHGPLGAPEGPDAAVPRPRARPAVGEQLAARPGPRLAERLVDEVAERRARRRRRGLFLAAAAAALIIGGPLAVVAVDGDDGSKGKVAIDPHPTSPAEDAFFHHMEEKKSATDPKTKVTATVGTEKKAWGTHTVLELKNVKGPLKCSLVAVGKDGERETVSSWSVPKWGYGIKDSSNKWARNPLYVHGGAAFDRDDIDRFEVTTFGGERLVAVDV
- a CDS encoding sigma-70 family RNA polymerase sigma factor → MRKDSAVADERPHRHRAAPAPEPDEELMRALYREHAGPLLAYVLRLVAGDRQRAEDVVQETLIRAWKNAGQLNRATGSVRPWLVTVARRIVIDGHRSRQARPQEVDPSPLEVIPAEDEIDKALWLMTLSDALEDLTPAHREVLVETYFKGRTVNEAAETLGIPSGTVRSRVFYALRSMKLALEERGVTA
- a CDS encoding CGNR zinc finger domain-containing protein translates to MALSAAPQEAPHKPPDKAPYQPPDKATYQAPYKPPHKPPHKVAYGELRFDSGRICLDLLATNHPVERLDDVDRLCAWLAGAGLLPPGTPLPDADRAWLAGFRELRGHIGRLVGGELAGRPADTALARVNALTAVAPPAPCAVRHADGSLVRALHGTPGRAALLAAVARDAVELLTDPVARSLLRRCEGDSCPLVYLDTSRGHRRRWCSSEVCGNRERVARHRRRAAGLSRA
- a CDS encoding anthrone oxygenase family protein; translation: MTNNGTPRTDRPTSGVALGAAALTTGLMAGSFYVFACAVMPGLARSSDRAYIEVMQHINDVIQNPVFFFGFFGALLSTGLAAWRLRRTPLRWWVFGALAAYALAFVLTAVVNVPLNDDLAAAGDPARIADPAAVRADFEDPWVAWNIVRAALCTLAFGLLGRALVLRGRLLGARGRVPQGPYLDPAAGSSASR
- a CDS encoding uroporphyrinogen-III synthase, encoding MNVIHDHGPLAGFTVGVTAARRADELGALLQRRGATVLHAPALRILPLSDDGRLLAATKELIDHAPDVVVATTAIGFRGWVEAADGWGHGEALLARLRGVELLARGPKVKGAVRAAGLVEHWSPSSESMAEVLDRLLAEGVAGRRVALQLHGEPLPGFVEALRAGGADVVLVPVYRWLPPTDLAPVDRLLDAAVAHGVDALTFTSAPAAASLLARAEDRGMAGELRAALAHDVLAACVGPVTALPLQGLGVDTVQPERFRIGPLVQLLCQELPARARAVPVAGHRVEIRGHAVLVDGELRAVPPAGMALLRSLARRPGWVVARAELLRALPGAGRDEHAVETAMARLRTALGVPQLIQTVVKRGYRLALDPAAGSKYGP